The sequence TCCGTGTCCAGAGGCCACAAGTCGGGCAGGGTCAGCCAGTCGTGGGGCGACAACTCGCTCAAGATTCACGACCCGGATACACACCTGGATGTACCCGATCCGGATGTTCGGGCGATGGTCGGGTGCTGAGCTGATAGGGTGGTTACGGAGATCGTGACGACGGTGAGATTGGGCGGCCGGCAGGGCCGCCCCAACCCGTCGCTGGTGAGGCGGAAAAGTGCAAAGAAAGCTCATCTTGCTGTCCCTGTTGGCGATCGGTCTTCTAGGGATAATCGTGCGCGCCGTGGAACGGGCGGACGCGCCCGCGGCCGACGGTGAGTTTGGGCGGCGGACGTCCTTCATCAGTTGGCGCCAAGTCCCTTTCGGTCGCCAGTCGATGTCTATCGACTCGGCTGATTTCAATCATGACGGGTATCCCGACCTAGTCATCGACAACCTCGGGGTCGTTGAGTTGCTGCTGAACGATCAGAAGGGGAATTTCTCGCCGCCTCTGTTGCACCGGCGAGGCGGCTTCGGCGCCTTTCGCCACCTGATCGCGCGGGATCTCAACGATGACGGCAACGCAGATGTCGCCATGAGCTACCAGGGCTCCGGAGATGTGTGGGTCTTTCTTGGGGACGGCCTGGGCGGGCTCTCCCAAGGGGTCTCCGTCGCGACGGGAGGGCCTCCCAACAGCTTGGCGGCGGCAGACGTTGACGGCAACGGCACGCTCGACATTGTGGTCGCCTTGGCCGGGACGGTTGAGTCCGGAGGCATCGGCGCGGTGCAAGTGCTCCTCGATGACGGGCACGCCGTATTCGCGAGCGGCGCCATCGTCACGGCCGGGATCGCACCGGCGCGTATTGCCGTTGGCGACTTCGACGCGGATGGTCATCCGGATGTCGCGGTGACCAATCAATATGTGAGACGAGCCACCGTCATGTTCAATGGCAGCACCGGGATCTTCGGCAATCCCGTGGAACTCAAGCCGGTCCAGGATCGCCATACGCCGGGCCCCTGGGGCATTGCGGCCGGCGACCTCAACGGCGACGGCATCCACGATCTGATCATTGCCAACGGCCTGTTCGACATACTCAAGCCAGCTGCGGGCCAAGCAGCAGGCGGAGGGGGTGCGAGTCTGGAGAGCAACTCAGAATACCACTTGTCCTTCGGCAATGCTGCGCTATTCATTAGCACCGGCCAGCGCGGTTTTACCGGCCCGACGTTTCTGCCGGCCGATAGCGTCCCGCGCGATTTCCGTTTAATCGATTTCAACGGCGATGGGCGGCGCGACATCGTGTCGGCCGGGCTGGTGGGGATCGTCCCTCTGATAGCGCGCGGCGATAGCAGTTTTGCCCGCTTCGGTCCGACCGGCGGGTCTGGATTCACGCTCGCCACTGCTGACTTCAACGGCGACGGTCTTATCGACGTTGCTATGGACGGCGGTGGGGGTCCCCGCGCGGATTTGTCCCTGCGCCTGCCCGACGGCACACTGCCACAACCCTACAAGCTTCGTTGGCGCGCCGGCGCTGGCTGGTGCGATGAGCCAGTGTGTACGCCGATCGCACCCGCGGGCGCCGCCGCGGCCGACGTGAACGGCGATGGTATTTTGGACCTCTTGACGACGACAGGCAGTGGTGGGCGACTGGTGACCTTCTTGGGGCGCGGCGAGGGCAACTTCGATCCGCCTATCGACTCGGCGACTGGCGGCCTCGTTCAGCGCTTGGCCGTGGCTGACTTTACCGGGGACGGGGTCGCGGATGCGGTCGTGACCAGCTCCGAAAGCGGAGACGACGCGCTCGTGCTAGTCGTATTGCGAGGGGATGGTCAGGGTCACTTTGAGCGCGTCACCCGGCTCCGCACTGCGGATGCCGAGTACGGCCGGATTGCTGTCGCGGATTTTGACGGCGATGGGGCGCCGGATATTGCCGCAGTGGCGCGGCGGTTTGGCGAGCAGTTTGCCGGGGCCGAGGTCTTCCTAAACGCCGGAGCCGGCCAGTTTGACCCCGCGGCCGGCCTGCCTACCGGCAAGGTCACCCTCAACGCGCTCGCCGGCGATCTGAACCGTGACGGCGCCATAGATCTAGTTCTGGTGAACACCCAGGATCTCTGCGTGTATTTGGGCCACGGCGATGGCACTTTTGCAGACGCATTGACGGTGCCGGTCACGCGCGAAGTCGCGACCAGCGGCGGCAATCTTCAAGCAGCACTTGGCGACCTCAATGAAGATCGCGTCCTTGATCTGGTGGTTTCGCATTCCATTAACGGCACCAAATTGGGACAACCGTATGGGACTCTCTGGCTACGGGGCGACGGAACGGGCCGCTTCGTCGATCCTGTTCAGCTTGCGCCCGAACACGTTGGCTTGCAGACGCAGGATTCCTTCATCGGTGGCGTGTTGGCGGCCGACTTCAACGCGGATGGGCACCTTGATATCGCCCAGGCATCCTTCGGCGGCGTCACAGTCTTCGAAGGAAATGGCCGCGGGGCGTTCGCGCCCTTCTTGCGGTACTTCGCCATGCCCATCGCCGGCGACGGGTCGTGTTGCTTGACTGCGGCCGACTTCAACGGTGATGGGCTTATCGATCTTACGACACCATTCGCGGGAAGCGAGGAGGTGATCTTTACGCTGCTGTTCAATGATACTCACCCTGAGCAACGCGTGCCCGGCGACGCGAACTGCGACGCTCGCCTCACGGGCGCGGACGTCTCGGTGCTGACGCGCCGCCTCTTCAGCGAACTCTACTTCCCCGCCTGCGGCGGCGCGGATGCCAACGCCGACGGCTCCATCTCGGTGGCGGATGTGACCGCGTCGCTGAAGGAGATGTCGAGCACGAGCGCCCGGCGGTCATGATGGAGGCGATGATGCGGAACCAAGCAGCGACAGGCCGAGCGGTCGGGACCGGCCGCATTCTCTTGTGGTGCTTGATGGTGTTGAGGTCATCAACCGCGGTGGCGACTGAGCTTGCCTACGTCGCCAACGAGCTCGGCAGCGGCATCTCCGTCATTCACACGACCACGAACGCGTTGATCGACACCATCGCGGTACGGCCGGTGCCGATCGAAGTGGCCACCAGCCCCGATGGCCGGATGGTGTATGTCACGCATGTGGGGGGCGTCTCGACGATCGCCACAGCGACGAGCAGTCTCGTTGGCGAGATCCCGGGCGATGTGTTTGAGCGTCTGCCGGGACCCATCGCATTCAATCGTGACGGCTCGCGTGCCTACATCGTCGAGCCGGGATTCCCCGACGACTCGGGATTCGGCTTCTTCCTGGGCAGGGAAGTGGCCGTCATCGATACGAGTGTACTGGCGCTGGTGACGAAGATCCCCGTCGACGTCCAGCCGAACGACATCGTAATGGCACCCGACGGAACACGCGCCTACGTGTCGAACTTCAGGTTCGGAACCATTTCGGTCATCGATATCAATCGCAACGTCGTGACGGATACGATCCAACTGGATCATCCGCCCACTCGGCTCACTGTGACACCCGACGGACGCGCACTGTACGTGGCCCACTTCCTTTCGGGGGGCGTGGGCGTGGTCGACATCGAGTCGGCCACTGTCACTGAATTCATCTCACTCGGCGTCGATGTGGGCCGCCCAACGGACGTGGTCGTTACACCGGACGGTACCACCCTATACGTCGTCAATGCGACCCTACCCGGCACCGTTAGCGCGATCGATACGCGCACGAACGTCGCATTCGCCACCATCCCAGTGGGCGACATTCCGAAGCAGGCGGCCGTAACTGCCGACGGTGCGTATCTCTATGTCACAAACTCGGAATCCGACACCGTTTCGAGCATCGATATGCGGACCAATACCGTTGTTGCGACCGCCGCTGTCGGCCCATCGCCGAGAGGCATTGTCATCGCGACCCTGCCCCCCGCATGCGCCGGCGACTGCGACGTGGACGGCGTTGTGACGGTTGACGAGCTGGTCCGCGGCGTGCGCATCGCCCTCGGCCGCACATCACTCGCTAGTTGTCTGGCGATGGATCCAGGTGGAGAAGGCACGGTGAGCGTCGACGAGCTGGTGCGGGCCGTGAATCACGCCTTGGGCCGTTGCGACTAACGTCGGCAAATTCGGTCGCGATGGCCCAAGCCAAACGAACAGGAGCGCCCGCACCTCTCTTGCCGGCTTGCGTGCCGGCACTCGCTGTGTGCGCCGACACCTCTGCTGCAATGGCTGGTGCCGCTCCCGAATCTTGCTTTGAGCCTGGACTTGTTGCCGGCGCGTTGATTCGGCCATTGCCGGGCAACGGCTCGGCGGTCGCCATTTCTTCCAGTGGACTCGCCTTGACGGCGGGACACGTCGTGTCCAACTGCCTGGCGAAGCTGCGGACCGAAGCGCCGAGCGGGTTACTCGGCGCCGGCGGCAGTTACAGAAGACAGGCGCCGCGCCACTGGCCCGACAACGTGCTGCTGGTGCCATCGGACGTCATCCGCCGGCAGCTCGGGCGACTCCTGCCGTGATGAGTCTTGCCTCATCATTCCGCGCGCACCTTAGCCTGGCGATGTCCGTCGGCGCTGTCGGTGGCCTGCTCTTCGGCAGCCGCGAGGGCGTCTTGATGCTCCACGCGAATGCCGCCATCCAGCCGGGGCAGTATTTCTGGTTGTACCTCGGCGTGCCGGTGCTCAGCTGGATGGCGCTGGGTGTGTTGCTCGCTGCGATGGGCGCGGTCGTGGCTCTGGCCCTTCGCCTTGACCCGGCATCCCGGGCGGCGCTTGGCGTCCACACGGGGCTCGTCGCCACCGCAGGATCACTGTCTGTCAGCACGTCCTGGCGAGAAGCCATCGTGACGCGCTTGCGCGACGTCGGCAGCCCCGCGAACCCGTTCGCCGACATCATGCTCTGGGCGCTGGTCCTCGCCATCTCTGCCGCCGCGGCGTTAGTCGCGGCAAGTCTCGCCGCTGCGTACATGCGACAGTCTGTGATCGTGTTGCGTATCGGCGCGGGGGCGGCCGTGGCCGCAGCGGTGCTCCTGCTTCTGCCGGTCGGCCGATTCCTGGCGACCGATTGGAAATGGGAAGCCGGCCCGCGCCGCGTCGCCGCGACTATGGCTGGAACGCCGAACGTGCTCCTCATCTCCATCGACACGCTGCGCGCCGATCACCTGGGATGCTACGGTGACCGGCATCACCTCACGCCACGAATCGATCGCTTGGCGCACGAGGGCACGTTGTTCGAGCAGGCCATCAGCGCATCGTCGTGGACGTTGCCGGCGGTCGCCTCGATCCTGACCGGACTCTACCCCCGTCACCACGGCGCGGGACGGATCACAAACGGCCGGACCCCGCTCGGACGCTCGCCTCTTCCCCGGGGCTCGTGGACTCTCGCGACGGCCCTGCATGCGCGCGGCTACCGCACGAACGCCATTGTCACGAACCCGTACCTCGGGCTGTACTATAACCTCGGCGAAAGCTTCGACGGGTACGAGAATATCACGATCGAGTCAGAGGCCTTCCTGTCTTTCGCACAGACAGCCGCGGTGCGGCTTGCGACCTGGCTTCGCCCGGATAGTCTCATTGGTGACCGCGGAGATACCGTCAGCCGGCGCGCCGCGAGGTGGCTGGAGACCGCAGGTGGCCCGTCACCGTTTCTTCTCTGGCTCCACTACCTCGACCCGCATCCCCCCTATGGCCGCTCCGATGCGATTCGGCACAAGAGCATGCGCGGCGATCTGTCGTTCGCGCCGGCCGATCACGAGCAGGAGGACTTCACGCTGACATCTCCTGATGTGGCGCGTTTGCGCAGCGGAGAGATCCGGCTGAGCGCCAAGGAGAAGGAGGCGGTCCGTGAACTCTACCGCGCCGAGGTGGCGAGCGTGGACGCCGCCGTCGGCGCGGTGCTCGATGCGCTCGACCGGCACGGCCTCCGGGATCGGACACTCGTCATCCTGGTGGCCGATCACGGCGAGGAGTTTTGGGAACACGGGGGTGTCGAGCATGGCCACACGGTCTACGACGAACTCGTACATGTCCCG is a genomic window of Deltaproteobacteria bacterium containing:
- a CDS encoding YncE family protein produces the protein MATELAYVANELGSGISVIHTTTNALIDTIAVRPVPIEVATSPDGRMVYVTHVGGVSTIATATSSLVGEIPGDVFERLPGPIAFNRDGSRAYIVEPGFPDDSGFGFFLGREVAVIDTSVLALVTKIPVDVQPNDIVMAPDGTRAYVSNFRFGTISVIDINRNVVTDTIQLDHPPTRLTVTPDGRALYVAHFLSGGVGVVDIESATVTEFISLGVDVGRPTDVVVTPDGTTLYVVNATLPGTVSAIDTRTNVAFATIPVGDIPKQAAVTADGAYLYVTNSESDTVSSIDMRTNTVVATAAVGPSPRGIVIATLPPACAGDCDVDGVVTVDELVRGVRIALGRTSLASCLAMDPGGEGTVSVDELVRAVNHALGRCD
- a CDS encoding sulfatase gives rise to the protein MSVGAVGGLLFGSREGVLMLHANAAIQPGQYFWLYLGVPVLSWMALGVLLAAMGAVVALALRLDPASRAALGVHTGLVATAGSLSVSTSWREAIVTRLRDVGSPANPFADIMLWALVLAISAAAALVAASLAAAYMRQSVIVLRIGAGAAVAAAVLLLLPVGRFLATDWKWEAGPRRVAATMAGTPNVLLISIDTLRADHLGCYGDRHHLTPRIDRLAHEGTLFEQAISASSWTLPAVASILTGLYPRHHGAGRITNGRTPLGRSPLPRGSWTLATALHARGYRTNAIVTNPYLGLYYNLGESFDGYENITIESEAFLSFAQTAAVRLATWLRPDSLIGDRGDTVSRRAARWLETAGGPSPFLLWLHYLDPHPPYGRSDAIRHKSMRGDLSFAPADHEQEDFTLTSPDVARLRSGEIRLSAKEKEAVRELYRAEVASVDAAVGAVLDALDRHGLRDRTLVILVADHGEEFWEHGGVEHGHTVYDELVHVPLLMRWPGHVRAAARVAAQVSVTDIAPTIVDLLGFPVPPGLDGVTIAPVLRGEPFSRRAALSENMLFAEERTGFRTATWKYIRWSDGKEEVYNLADDAAERRDLVGVDAVSGPLRVLYADLVRHVEVALPSQQAAPDERADAALRALGYLR
- a CDS encoding VCBS repeat-containing protein, giving the protein MQRKLILLSLLAIGLLGIIVRAVERADAPAADGEFGRRTSFISWRQVPFGRQSMSIDSADFNHDGYPDLVIDNLGVVELLLNDQKGNFSPPLLHRRGGFGAFRHLIARDLNDDGNADVAMSYQGSGDVWVFLGDGLGGLSQGVSVATGGPPNSLAAADVDGNGTLDIVVALAGTVESGGIGAVQVLLDDGHAVFASGAIVTAGIAPARIAVGDFDADGHPDVAVTNQYVRRATVMFNGSTGIFGNPVELKPVQDRHTPGPWGIAAGDLNGDGIHDLIIANGLFDILKPAAGQAAGGGGASLESNSEYHLSFGNAALFISTGQRGFTGPTFLPADSVPRDFRLIDFNGDGRRDIVSAGLVGIVPLIARGDSSFARFGPTGGSGFTLATADFNGDGLIDVAMDGGGGPRADLSLRLPDGTLPQPYKLRWRAGAGWCDEPVCTPIAPAGAAAADVNGDGILDLLTTTGSGGRLVTFLGRGEGNFDPPIDSATGGLVQRLAVADFTGDGVADAVVTSSESGDDALVLVVLRGDGQGHFERVTRLRTADAEYGRIAVADFDGDGAPDIAAVARRFGEQFAGAEVFLNAGAGQFDPAAGLPTGKVTLNALAGDLNRDGAIDLVLVNTQDLCVYLGHGDGTFADALTVPVTREVATSGGNLQAALGDLNEDRVLDLVVSHSINGTKLGQPYGTLWLRGDGTGRFVDPVQLAPEHVGLQTQDSFIGGVLAADFNADGHLDIAQASFGGVTVFEGNGRGAFAPFLRYFAMPIAGDGSCCLTAADFNGDGLIDLTTPFAGSEEVIFTLLFNDTHPEQRVPGDANCDARLTGADVSVLTRRLFSELYFPACGGADANADGSISVADVTASLKEMSSTSARRS